One stretch of Punica granatum isolate Tunisia-2019 chromosome 5, ASM765513v2, whole genome shotgun sequence DNA includes these proteins:
- the LOC116206825 gene encoding uncharacterized protein LOC116206825, whose translation MAKYWSGRNQEEEEEEEEALSLCDLPINLVKTEETHQLIRESSEDGGGGEEKEGSSNKTCEREEPEFDFGWWGNNRASVSSESHMCAADELFFKGQLLPLRLSLSSENGLVYRSMSRSESMDHGSVSRFIGSRSSSIGSYHSSSSSSTNSSFATNRGDHQKPPFRNHNSHTHPSPKPQSLNAPFAPYRQASLRSTQSHNNRFSLWDFFRTGLVRTPATDIELRDLKFRRKHSVISRNNSNSSTNSNSNSNAQSNSPSKRTGQSRSLFNRNVGGLLGVNCKCSVETVPLNAATTKADLVFQKRRTSSSVEEKLLHNDSKKTKTNTMKKKKKKMKQKQAMSRQRTSEWLKELSLSHATS comes from the exons ATGGCAAAGTATTGGAGTGGAAGAAaccaagaagaagaggaggaggaggaagaggcaTTGTCACTCTGTGATTTACCAATCAATCTGGTCAAGACGGAGGAGACTCATCAGTTAATAAGAGAATCGTCAGAagatggaggaggaggggaAGAGAAGGAAGGTTCGAGTAATAAGACATGCGAGAGAGAGGAGCCGGAATTTGACTTTGGGTGGTGGGGAAACAACAGGGCGAGTGTTTCATCCGAGTCGCACATGTGCGCGGCGGATGAGCTCTTCTTCAAGGGCCAACTCCTCCCTCTTCGCCTCTCCCTCAGCTCGGAAAATGGCTTGGTCTACCG GTCTATGTCGAGGTCGGAGTCAATGGACCACGGCTCGGTGAGCAGATTCATCGGGAGCAGGAGCAGTAGCATCGGAAGCTACCAttcctcctcatcatcatcgaCTAATTCGAGCTTCGCCACCAATAGAGGAGATCATCAAAAGCCACCTTTTAGAAATCATAACTCACACACGCACCCGAGCCCTAAACCTCAGTCCCTTAACGCTCCTTTCGCGCCATACCGCCAGGCGAGCCTCCGATCTACCCAGAGCCACAACAATAGATTTTCCCTGTGGGACTTTTTCAGGACTGGCCTAGTTCGCACGCCTGCTACCGATATCGAACTGCGGGATCTCAAGTTTCGCAGAAAGCATTCCGTAATCAGTCGTAACAATAGCAACAGTAGCACTAACAGTAACAGTAACAGCAATGCCCAGAGCAACTCCCCATCCAAGAGGACGGGACAATCCAGATCACTATTCAATAGGAATGTTGGGGGGTTGCTGGGAGTGAATTGCAAGTGCTCAGTCGAGACAGTTCCCTTGAACGCTGCCACGACGAAGGCTGACCTCGTATTCCAAAAGAGGAGGACTAGCAGTAGCGTCGAAGAGAAACTACTGCATAACGATTCgaagaagacgaagacgaATAcgatgaaaaagaagaagaagaagatgaagcaaAAGCAGGCAATGTCACGGCAGAGGACGAGTGAGTGGTTGAAGGAGCTATCGCTTTCACATGCAACAAGCTAA
- the LOC116208283 gene encoding uncharacterized protein LOC116208283 isoform X1 — MAPLAALFARRLVQSIHHQSRILSHPCLLSLRPSCSGAQWLGFSTEASRAHFGGGSAYELLGVSQTSSFAEIKASFRKLAKETHPDLAEPKDSGASQRFIQILAAYEILSDVNRRAHYDRYLLSQKKLVQKISREGSVLYSYRSFTTAMEVVEWLKWYRCSINDIVSEKKVVTGTGYFDVLEGDFYSAIHAAYYGPEIESMDLLPDCFEAEERSVYDNTEVLHLVSGRDLFGMVCLVNDIPELSFTCHHKLTAPRSHGLKVRQHRENASICMSCDVSANDNTATLPRSSITDYTSDAYRDLELHISGLLVATATRLPPESSCNGIRNDSTDDQIHVFLNSSEDCTHVGREWSSSICSTNGSRTLLGTISGLGTSQEEGSCFVYDRTGAKTHVVMKHRTFLVKHLHWYRLGGEVSICECRSTRARLPPSKFWLFEPRCGMHDIGGWYVETFGRDEKNRTVPSRRFWDGSDESEQFDQRLHPAIYLLALAYRTLDIEAARRKKATLRDVVEGRLLRVLSWCKRVV; from the exons ATGGCTCCTCTCGCGGCTCTCTTCGCCCGCCGATTGGTCCAGTCAATCCATCATCAGTCGAGGATTCTCAGTCACCCGTGCCTCCTCTCTCTTCGCCCGAGCTGCTCTGGAGCTCAGTGGCTCGGCTTCAGCACTGAGGCGTCCCGGGCCCATTTCGGCGGAGGCAGCGCGTACGAGCTCCTCGGAGTCTCCCAGACCAGCTCGTTCGCGGAGATCAAGGCCTCGTTCCGTAAATTGGCCAAGGAGACTCACCCCGATCTCGCTGAGCCTAAAGATTCCGGCGCTTCTCAGCGGTTTATTCAGATTCTCGCAGCTTACGAG ATTCTCTCCGATGTGAACAGAAGGGCTCATTATGATAGGTATCTCTTATCTCAAAAGAAGCTCGTGCAGAAAATCTCGAGAGAGGGTTCGGTTTTGTACTCTTATAGATCATTTACAACAGCCATGGAAGTTGTGGAATGGCTAAAGTGGTACAGATGTTCTATAAACGATATTGTGTCGGAGAAGAAGGTGGTCACTGGAACTGGCTATTTCGACGTGCTGGAGGGGGATTTTTATTCTGCAATACATGCAGCATACTATGGTCCTGAAATCGAGTCCATGGACTTACTTCCTGACTGCTTTGAAGCTGAGGAGAGATCTGTATATGATAACACGGAGGTGTTACACTTGGTTTCTGGTCGAGATCTTTTCGGGATGGTCTGTCTTGTCAATGATATTCCTGAACTGTCCTTCACATGCCATCACAAATTGACCGCTCCTCGTTCACATGGTCTCAAGGTGCGTCAACACAGGGAAAATGCCAGTATTTGCATGAGCTGCGATGTATCAGCTAATGATAATACTGCAACTCTCCCGAGATCTAGCATCACAGATTACACATCTGATGCATATAGAGATTTGGAGTTGCACATATCTGGATTATTAGTGGCCACAGCAACCAGACTGCCTCCAGAGAGCAGTTGTAATGGGATACGGAATGACAGCACTGATGATCAGATCCACGTTTTTCTTAATTCATCTGAAGATTGCACACATGTTGGCCGAGAGTGGTCTTCCTCCATTTGCAGCACAAATGGGTCAAGAACTCTCCTGGGAACTATAAGTGGACTAGGGACCAGCCAAGAAGAAGGTTCCTGTTTTGTGTATGATAGAACTGGTGCAAAAACTCACGTGGTTATGAAGCACCGCACCTTTCTG GTAAAGCATCTGCATTGGTACCGCTTAGGGGGTGAGGTTTCTATTTGTGAGTGTAGAAGTACTAGAGCCCGGCTACCTCCTAGCAA GTTTTGGTTGTTTGAACCTCGATGTGGCATGCATGATATAGGTGGTTGGTACGTTGAAACATTTGGAAGAGATGAAAAGAACAGGACAGTGCCATCCCGGAGGTTTTGGGATGGATCTGATGAAAGTGAGCAATTTGACCA GAGGCTCCATCCAGCTATATATCTGCTTGCTCTGGCTTATAGAACTCTTGATATTGAAGCTGccagaagaaagaaagcaacTTTAAGGGATGTTGTGGAAGGAAGACTCCTGAGAGTCCTCAGTTGGTGCAAGAGAGTTGTTTGA
- the LOC116208283 gene encoding uncharacterized protein LOC116208283 isoform X2, protein MAPLAALFARRLVQSIHHQSRILSHPCLLSLRPSCSGAQWLGFSTEASRAHFGGGSAYELLGVSQTSSFAEIKASFRKLAKETHPDLAEPKDSGASQRFIQILAAYEILSDVNRRAHYDRYLLSQKKLVQKISREGSVLYSYRSFTTAMEVVEWLKWYRCSINDIVSEKKVVTGTGYFDVLEGDFYSAIHAAYYGPEIESMDLLPDCFEAEERSVYDNTEVLHLVSGRDLFGMVCLVNDIPELSFTCHHKLTAPRSHGLKVRQHRENASICMSCDVSANDNTATLPRSSITDYTSDAYRDLELHISGLLVATATRLPPESSCNGIRNDSTDDQIHVFLNSSEDCTHVGREWSSSICSTNGSRTLLGTISGLGTSQEEGSCFVYDRTGAKTHVVMKHRTFLVKHLHWYRLGGEVSICECRSTRARLPPSKWLVR, encoded by the exons ATGGCTCCTCTCGCGGCTCTCTTCGCCCGCCGATTGGTCCAGTCAATCCATCATCAGTCGAGGATTCTCAGTCACCCGTGCCTCCTCTCTCTTCGCCCGAGCTGCTCTGGAGCTCAGTGGCTCGGCTTCAGCACTGAGGCGTCCCGGGCCCATTTCGGCGGAGGCAGCGCGTACGAGCTCCTCGGAGTCTCCCAGACCAGCTCGTTCGCGGAGATCAAGGCCTCGTTCCGTAAATTGGCCAAGGAGACTCACCCCGATCTCGCTGAGCCTAAAGATTCCGGCGCTTCTCAGCGGTTTATTCAGATTCTCGCAGCTTACGAG ATTCTCTCCGATGTGAACAGAAGGGCTCATTATGATAGGTATCTCTTATCTCAAAAGAAGCTCGTGCAGAAAATCTCGAGAGAGGGTTCGGTTTTGTACTCTTATAGATCATTTACAACAGCCATGGAAGTTGTGGAATGGCTAAAGTGGTACAGATGTTCTATAAACGATATTGTGTCGGAGAAGAAGGTGGTCACTGGAACTGGCTATTTCGACGTGCTGGAGGGGGATTTTTATTCTGCAATACATGCAGCATACTATGGTCCTGAAATCGAGTCCATGGACTTACTTCCTGACTGCTTTGAAGCTGAGGAGAGATCTGTATATGATAACACGGAGGTGTTACACTTGGTTTCTGGTCGAGATCTTTTCGGGATGGTCTGTCTTGTCAATGATATTCCTGAACTGTCCTTCACATGCCATCACAAATTGACCGCTCCTCGTTCACATGGTCTCAAGGTGCGTCAACACAGGGAAAATGCCAGTATTTGCATGAGCTGCGATGTATCAGCTAATGATAATACTGCAACTCTCCCGAGATCTAGCATCACAGATTACACATCTGATGCATATAGAGATTTGGAGTTGCACATATCTGGATTATTAGTGGCCACAGCAACCAGACTGCCTCCAGAGAGCAGTTGTAATGGGATACGGAATGACAGCACTGATGATCAGATCCACGTTTTTCTTAATTCATCTGAAGATTGCACACATGTTGGCCGAGAGTGGTCTTCCTCCATTTGCAGCACAAATGGGTCAAGAACTCTCCTGGGAACTATAAGTGGACTAGGGACCAGCCAAGAAGAAGGTTCCTGTTTTGTGTATGATAGAACTGGTGCAAAAACTCACGTGGTTATGAAGCACCGCACCTTTCTG GTAAAGCATCTGCATTGGTACCGCTTAGGGGGTGAGGTTTCTATTTGTGAGTGTAGAAGTACTAGAGCCCGGCTACCTCCTAGCAA GTGGTTGGTACGTTGA
- the LOC116207690 gene encoding probable prolyl 4-hydroxylase 9 isoform X1, producing MKLKASKHSSSLKSKLGLPAVLFACSFFFVAGFFFSSFLSQDASGLRQGPRMLESVNEERAVMPRGETGDDSFTTISFQVLSWVPRALYFPNFAPAEHCQSVIEMAKIGLKPSTLALRKGETADNTKGIRTSSGMFISASEDKTGILDIIEEKIARATMLPRTHGEAFNVLRYEVGQRYNSHYDAFHPAEYGPQKSQRVASFLLYLSDVEEGGETMFPFALVQDGENMDGSYDFRKCTGLKVKPRRGDGLLFYSLLPNGTIDPTSLHGSCPVIRGEKWVATKWLRDQEQEDE from the exons ATGAAGCTCAAAGCGAGCAAGCACAGCTCCTCGCTCAAGTCCAAGCTAGGTCTGCCGGCGGTCCTCTTCGCCTgctccttcttcttcgtcgccggcttcttcttctcctccttcctctCTCAG GATGCGTCCGGTCTACGGCAGGGACCGCGTATGCTCGAGTCGGTCAACGAGGAGAGAGCTGTTATGCCTCGCGGAGAGACCGGAGATGATTCCTTCACCACAATTTCTTTTCAG GTTTTGAGCTGGGTACCACGTGCTCTCTACTTTCCTAATTTTGCACCAGCGGAGCACTGCCAAAGCGTAATTGAAATGGCTAAGATTGGTCTTAAGCCGTCAACCCTTGCTTTGAGAAAAGGAGAGACAGCGGACAACACGAAGGGTATCAGAACAAG TTCTGGCATGTTCATAAGTGCTTCCGAAGACAAAACTGGGATCTTGGATataattgaggaaaaaattgCGAGAGCTACTATGCTTCCGAGGACCCATGGGGAG GCATTCAATGTGTTGCGCTATGAGGTGGGGCAGAGGTATAATTCTCACTATGATGCGTTCCATCCTGCTGAATATGGCCCGCAAAAGAGCCAAAGG GTAGCCTCTTTTTTGTTGTATTTATCCGATGTCGAGGAAGGTGGAGAAACAATGTTCCCCTTTGCG CTTGTGCAGGATGGGGAAAACATGGACGGGAGCTATGATTTCCGAAAGTGTACCGGATTGAAAGTTAAACCACGCCGAGGGGATGGACTCCTCTTCTACTCTTTGTTACCGAATGGTACAATAGATCCT ACATCACTTCATGGTAGCTGCCCCGTAATCAGAGGGGAAAAGTGGGTGGCAACGAAGTGGCTTAGGGACCAGGAGCAAGAAGATGAATAA
- the LOC116207690 gene encoding probable prolyl 4-hydroxylase 9 isoform X2: MKLKASKHSSSLKSKLGLPAVLFACSFFFVAGFFFSSFLSQDASGLRQGPRMLESVNEERAVMPRGETGDDSFTTISFQVLSWVPRALYFPNFAPAEHCQSVIEMAKIGLKPSTLALRKGETADNTKGIRTSSGMFISASEDKTGILDIIEEKIARATMLPRTHGEAFNVLRYEVGQRYNSHYDAFHPAEYGPQKSQRVASFLLYLSDVEEGGETMFPFADGENMDGSYDFRKCTGLKVKPRRGDGLLFYSLLPNGTIDPTSLHGSCPVIRGEKWVATKWLRDQEQEDE, from the exons ATGAAGCTCAAAGCGAGCAAGCACAGCTCCTCGCTCAAGTCCAAGCTAGGTCTGCCGGCGGTCCTCTTCGCCTgctccttcttcttcgtcgccggcttcttcttctcctccttcctctCTCAG GATGCGTCCGGTCTACGGCAGGGACCGCGTATGCTCGAGTCGGTCAACGAGGAGAGAGCTGTTATGCCTCGCGGAGAGACCGGAGATGATTCCTTCACCACAATTTCTTTTCAG GTTTTGAGCTGGGTACCACGTGCTCTCTACTTTCCTAATTTTGCACCAGCGGAGCACTGCCAAAGCGTAATTGAAATGGCTAAGATTGGTCTTAAGCCGTCAACCCTTGCTTTGAGAAAAGGAGAGACAGCGGACAACACGAAGGGTATCAGAACAAG TTCTGGCATGTTCATAAGTGCTTCCGAAGACAAAACTGGGATCTTGGATataattgaggaaaaaattgCGAGAGCTACTATGCTTCCGAGGACCCATGGGGAG GCATTCAATGTGTTGCGCTATGAGGTGGGGCAGAGGTATAATTCTCACTATGATGCGTTCCATCCTGCTGAATATGGCCCGCAAAAGAGCCAAAGG GTAGCCTCTTTTTTGTTGTATTTATCCGATGTCGAGGAAGGTGGAGAAACAATGTTCCCCTTTGCG GATGGGGAAAACATGGACGGGAGCTATGATTTCCGAAAGTGTACCGGATTGAAAGTTAAACCACGCCGAGGGGATGGACTCCTCTTCTACTCTTTGTTACCGAATGGTACAATAGATCCT ACATCACTTCATGGTAGCTGCCCCGTAATCAGAGGGGAAAAGTGGGTGGCAACGAAGTGGCTTAGGGACCAGGAGCAAGAAGATGAATAA
- the LOC116207689 gene encoding molybdate-anion transporter produces MGVVIESSVWEPNASLFVFIFFSCLLSVFLLPYATKSSSPSPFQLGVSPSFLRFKRNFLLIYSLASVLGGIWSVFGEFEWSNYGVSREQMVLILVVGFGASLLVGTSLGVLSDIVGQRKMTLIFCLLHLFVGVWKRLTAHPSVWLASICLSVASSIFSYSFETWMVLEHEKQGHRQDLLSDTFWLMTFFESASLIGSQALANRLVRTGGKTHLASAFSATILLALISIICISWLSKESYQAAEVENRKMSYASVLPDKRIWLLAYAQASVHFSVSIVWILWAPTLVADGREVHLGLIYPCLLGARMLGTAIFPWVISGSSLRTEECLVYTFIISGLAVFIIAYDYQEIGVLVSLFCLFHACIGIILPSLARLRTMYVPNELRGGMISLSLAPANAAVLLFLLQGGYYRNVGNSAIMGLSAIGLFSSAACMHFLKRLGKQPYSNWHKL; encoded by the exons ATGGGAGTGGTGATCGAGAGCTCCGTCTGGGAGCCGAATGCTTCTCTGTtcgtcttcatcttcttctcatGCCTGCTCTCGGTATTCCTCCTCCCTTACGCCACCAAAAGCTCATCTCCTTCTCCGTTCCAGCTCGGAGTCTCGCCATCCTTTCTCCGTTTCAAGCGCAACTTCCTGCTGATCTATTCGCTCGCATCAG TACTGGGAGGAATTTGGTCAGTGTTTGGAGAATTTGAGTGGAGCAACTATGGTGTGAGTAGAGAGCAAATGGTGTTAATCCTTGTTGTTGGATTTGGAGCTTCCCTTCTCGTGGGAACTTCTTTGGGAGTGCTTTCTGACATAGT AGGTCAGAGGAAAATGACTCTAATATTTTGCCTTTTGCACCTTTTTGTTGGTGTCTGGAAGAGGCTCACAGCACATCCAAGTGTATGGCTAGCTAGCATATGTCTATCCGTGGCTTCttcaatattttcatatagCTTTGAGACATGGATGGTTCTTGAACATGAAAAG CAAGGCCACAGACAAGATTTACTGAGTGACACATTTTGGCTAATGACTTTTTTTGAGTCTGCATCTTTAATTGGAAGCCAGGCGCTTGCAAATCGGTTGGTTCGTACTGGAGGAAAAACACACTTAGCATCTGCCTTTAGCGCTACCATCTTGTTGGCACTAATCAGCATTATTTGTATATCATGGTTAAGCAAGGAATCTTATCAAGCTGCAGAGGTTGAGAATCGTAAAATGTCATATGCATCTGTTCTTCCCG ATAAGAGGATATGGCTGTTGGCATATGCGCAAGCTTCAGTTCACTTCTCTGTATCCATAGTTTGGATTCTTTGGGCCCCCACTTTGGTG GCTGATGGTCGGGAAGTGCATCTTGGATTAATATATCCATGCCTTTTGGGTGCAAGGATGCTTGGAACTGCTATATTTCCATGGGTCATCAGCGGATCATCTCTTCGAACAGAGGAATGTTTAGTTTATACTTTCATTATATCGGGGCTTGCAGTTTTTATCATAGCATATGATTATCAG GAAATTGGGGTTCTAGTATCATTATTTTGCTTGTTTCATGCCTGTATTGGCATAATCTTACCTTCTCTTGCCAGATTGAGGACCAT GTATGTGCCGAATGAGTTACGTGGAGGGATGATAAGTCTCTCTCTTGCCCCTGCAAATGCTGCAGTTCTGCTATTTCTGTTACAA GGAGGCTATTACAGGAATGTTGGTAATTCAGCAATAATGGGACTTAGTGCCATCGGCCTTTTTTCATCAGCTGCTTGCATGCATTTCTTGAAGAGGTTGGGAAAGCAACCATACTCGAACTGGCATAAGTTGTGA